One Carassius auratus strain Wakin chromosome 16, ASM336829v1, whole genome shotgun sequence genomic window carries:
- the LOC113115782 gene encoding WD and tetratricopeptide repeats protein 1-like isoform X1: protein MTCCETMSLRSVTTDLQRRQIRENRALDFQRHYHVTDPFIKRLGLEAELQGHSGCVNCLEWNERGDLLASGSDDQHAIIWDPFRHSKLITMHTGHAANIFSVKFLPHSEDRILITGAADTKVHVHDLTAKETTHMFSDHTNRVKRIATAPMWPNTFWSAAEDGLIRQYDLRESSKRSEVLIDLTEYCGQLVEAKCLAINPRDNNYLAVGANGPFVRLYDIRMIHNHRKSMNQSSSAGVHTFCDQQKSIPDGAGQYYVAGHLPVKLPDYNNRLRVLVATYVTFSPDGTELLVNMGGEQVYLFDLTFKQRPYTFLLPKKCHASSAEVQNGKTTNGVTNGIHLPASRLKLAKVSSDLPPHLERIKLQANEAFARQQWTQAIQLYSLGIHEAGHNAMLYGNRAAAYMKRKWDGDLYDALRDCLKALSLNPAHLKAHFRLVRCLFELKYIAEALECLDDFRSKFPEQAHSSACDALDRDIKAALFSKTDSSDDKKGNSSVRFHNFSRKESIPEDEIVLRERSFDYKHRYCGHCNTTTDIKEANFFGSKGQYIVSGSDDGSFFIWNKETTNLVRILQGDESIVNCLQPHPSYCFLATSGIDPVVRLWSPRPESENENCRVVEDMEGAAQANQKRMNADPLEVMLLNMGYRISGLSSRGTEGSDDEESSESQVQCRSS, encoded by the exons ATGACGTGCTGTGAGACCATGTCCCTGCGGAGCGTCACGACTGATCTCCAGCGCCGCCAGATCCGG gagaacCGGGCTCTGGACTTCCAGAGACACTATCATGTGACCGACCCGTTTATAAAGCGTCTGGGGCTGGAGGCGGAGCTACAG GGTCACTCTGGCTGTGTGAACTGTCTGGAGTGGAATGAGAGAGGAGA TCTCCTGGCCTCGGGTTCGGATGACCAGCACGCCATCATCTGGGATCCGTTCCGGCACTCCAAGCTCATCACGATGCACACGGGACACGCAGCCAACATCTTCTCCGTGAAG ttcCTGCCTCACTCCGAGGACCGGATCTTAATCACAGGAGCCGCCGACACCAAGGTGCACGTGCACGACCTGACGGCGAAGGAGACCACTCACATGTTCTCAGACCACACCAACCGCGTCAAGCGCATCGCGACGGCACCCATGTGGCCCAACACCTTCTGGAGCGCCGCGGAGGACGGACTCATTCG GCAGTATGATCTGAGAGAGAGCAGTAAGCGCTCCGAGGTGTTAATCGATCTGACGGAGTACTGTGGGCAGCTCGTGGAAGCCAAGTGTCTGGCCATTAACCCTCGAGACAACAACTACCTGGCTGTGGGGGCCAACGGACCCTTCGTCCGGCTCTACGACATCAGAATGATCCACAATCACAG GAAGTCTATGAATCAGAGCAGCTCAGCCGGAGTTCATACGTTTTGTGACCAGCAGAAATCGATCCCGGACGGCGCTGGACAGTACTACGTGGCAG GTCACTTACCCGTGAAGCTTCCGGACTATAACAACAGGTTACGAGTTCTGGTGGCCACGTACGTCACCTTCAGTCCTGACGGCACCGAGCTGCTGGTGAACATGGGAGGAGAGCAG gtttatttatttgatctgaCCTTCAAACAGAGGCCTTACACATTTCTGCTGCCCAAAAAATGCCACGCGTCATCAG CAGAGGTACAGAATGGGAAGACCACCAATGGTGTGACCAATGGGATTCATCTTCCTGCTAGCCGCCTCAAACTAGCTAAAGTCTCCAG tgATCTTCCTCCTCATCTGGAGCGGATCAAGCTACAGGCTAACGAAGCGTTCGCGCGCCAGCAGTGGACTCAAGCCATCCAGCTCTACAGTCTGGGCATCCATGAAGCCGGACACAACGCCATGCTGTACGGAAACCGCGCCGCCGCGTACATGAAGAGGAAGTG ggacgGAGATCTGTACGACGCGCTGCGTGACTGTCTGAAGGCCTTGTCTCTGAACCCGGCTCATCTGAAGGCACACTTCCGCTTAGTGCGCTGCCTGTTCGAGCTCAAGTACATCGCCGAGGCTCTGGAGTGTCTGGATGACTTCAGGAGCAAGTTTCCGGAGCAGGCGCACAGCAGCGCATGTGACGCGCTCGACAGAGACATCAAGGCGGCCCTCTTCTCAAAAACAGACTCCT CTGACGACAAGAAGGGGAACAGCTCCGTCCGCTTCCATAACTTCAGCCGGAAGGAGTCCATCCCGGAGGATGAGATCGTGCTGAGAGAACGCAGCTTCGACTACAAGCATCGCTACTGCGGACACTGCAACACCACCACGGATATTAAAGAAGCCAACTTCTTCGGGAG TAAAGGCCAGTACATCGTGAGCGGTTCAGACGACGGCTCGTTCTTCATCTGGAACAAAGAGACGACGAACCTGGTGCGGATCCTACAGGGGGACGAGTCTATAGTGAACTGTCTTCAGCCGCACCCCAGCTACTGCTTCCTGGCCACCAGCGGCATCGACCCCGTGGTGCGGCTCTGGAGCCCCAGACCCGAG TCGGAGAACGAGAACTGTCGGGTGGTGGAGGACATGGAGGGTGCAGCCCAAGCCAATCAGAAGCGCATGAATGCGGATCCGCTGGAGGTGATGCTGCTGAACATGGGTTATCGTATCTCCGGTCTGAGCAGCCGAGGCACCGAGGGATCTGATGATGAGGAGAGCTCGGAGAGCCAGGTTCAGTGCCGCTCCAGCTAG
- the LOC113115799 gene encoding trophoblast glycoprotein-like: protein MMPLTLVCAMLCVSACVASCPPRCECSDAPRTVRCASAALHRVPAAIPRDASSLIITGNAIPRLDPSAFSGPQNTTLLNLSDNRIMEIGSHAFSSLLTLRSLILNNNPLVLIHPEAFSVPGSPLQELSLRSSLYNYSSLTDLITALRWGELTNLLRLDLSGNRLVLLPPGMFAPLPNLRHLHLHNNSLVAVYNGTFSGVEQLLELDLTGNAFRTIGDEGLRELERLGRARLLLGQNPYACTCEAHEFTNWLNSSKVKVEDVDRLYCEFPASLRGASLRGFSAQGLGCYGNVREEITELSLQTSYVFLGLVLGFVGMVFLFVVYLNRKGIEKWITDIYEACRDVLEGYHYRYEIDSDPRLGHVSHSQQGRPRMDPRLAHVSTDARSTQIPSDVTL from the exons ATGATGCCGCTGACGCTCGTCTGCGCGATGCTGTGCGTCTCCGCGTGCGTCGCGTCGTGTCCGCCGCGCTGCGAGTGTTCTGACGCTCCACGGACGGTGCGCTGCGCGTCTGCCGCTCTCCACCGCGTCCCCGCCGCGATCCCACGCGACGCGAGCAGCCTGATCATCACCGGCAACGCGATTCCCAGACTCGATCCCAGCGCCTTCAGTGGACCGCAgaacaccacactcctgaacctGAGCGACAACCG CATCATGGAGATCGGCTCGCACGCGTTCTCCTCTCTGCTCACGCTGCGTTCTCTAATCCTGAACAACAATCCTCTGGTTCTGATCCACCCCGAGGCGTTCTCTGTGCCCGGCAGTCCTCTTCAGGAGCTCAGCCTGCGCTCGTCTCTCTATAACTACTCGTCTCTGACGGACCTCATCACCGCCCTGCGCTGGGGAGAGCTCACAAACCTGCTTCGCCTCGATCTGTCGGGAAACCGGCTCGTCCTCTTACCCCCGGGGATGTTCGCTCCTCTTCCGAACCTGCGGCATCTGCATCTGCACAACAACTCTCTGGTGGCCGTCTACAACGGCACCTTCTCTGGCGTCGAGCAACTTCTAGAGCTGGACTTGACTGGAAACGCCTTCAGAACGATCGGCGACGAGGGTCTGCGTGAGCTGGAGCGACTCGGCCGTGCGCGTTTACTTTTGGGTCAGAATCCGTATGCATGCACTTGCGAAGCACACGAGTTCACAAACTGGCTTAACAGCTCGAAAGTCAAGGTGGAGGATGTGGACAGGCTGTATTGCGAATTCCCTGCTTCTCTTCGTGGGGCATCTTTGCGGGGTTTTAGCGCGCAGGGGTTGGGGTGTTACGGTAATGTTCGCGAAGAGATTACCGAGTTGTCCCTACAAACTTCCTATGTGTTCCTTGGATTAGTGTTGGGATTCGTAGGGATGGTCTTCCTCTTTGTCGTCTACCTCAATCGAAAGGGTATTGAGAAGTGGATCACGGATATATATGAAGCCTGTCGAGATGTGCTGGAGGGGTATCATTACCGCTACGAAATCGACTCCGATCCACGACTGGGTCACGTTTCGCACAGTCAGCAGGGTCGGCCTCGAATGGATCCGCGTTTGGCGCACGTCTCTACTGATGCTCGTAGCACACAGATCCCATCCGACGTCACACTATAA
- the LOC113115782 gene encoding WD and tetratricopeptide repeats protein 1-like isoform X2, with translation MTCCETMSLRSVTTDLQRRQIRENRALDFQRHYHVTDPFIKRLGLEAELQGHSGCVNCLEWNERGDLLASGSDDQHAIIWDPFRHSKLITMHTGHAANIFSVKFLPHSEDRILITGAADTKVHVHDLTAKETTHMFSDHTNRVKRIATAPMWPNTFWSAAEDGLIRQYDLRESSKRSEVLIDLTEYCGQLVEAKCLAINPRDNNYLAVGANGPFVRLYDIRMIHNHRKSMNQSSSAGVHTFCDQQKSIPDGAGQYYVAGHLPVKLPDYNNRLRVLVATYVTFSPDGTELLVNMGGEQVYLFDLTFKQRPYTFLLPKKCHASSEVQNGKTTNGVTNGIHLPASRLKLAKVSSDLPPHLERIKLQANEAFARQQWTQAIQLYSLGIHEAGHNAMLYGNRAAAYMKRKWDGDLYDALRDCLKALSLNPAHLKAHFRLVRCLFELKYIAEALECLDDFRSKFPEQAHSSACDALDRDIKAALFSKTDSSDDKKGNSSVRFHNFSRKESIPEDEIVLRERSFDYKHRYCGHCNTTTDIKEANFFGSKGQYIVSGSDDGSFFIWNKETTNLVRILQGDESIVNCLQPHPSYCFLATSGIDPVVRLWSPRPESENENCRVVEDMEGAAQANQKRMNADPLEVMLLNMGYRISGLSSRGTEGSDDEESSESQVQCRSS, from the exons ATGACGTGCTGTGAGACCATGTCCCTGCGGAGCGTCACGACTGATCTCCAGCGCCGCCAGATCCGG gagaacCGGGCTCTGGACTTCCAGAGACACTATCATGTGACCGACCCGTTTATAAAGCGTCTGGGGCTGGAGGCGGAGCTACAG GGTCACTCTGGCTGTGTGAACTGTCTGGAGTGGAATGAGAGAGGAGA TCTCCTGGCCTCGGGTTCGGATGACCAGCACGCCATCATCTGGGATCCGTTCCGGCACTCCAAGCTCATCACGATGCACACGGGACACGCAGCCAACATCTTCTCCGTGAAG ttcCTGCCTCACTCCGAGGACCGGATCTTAATCACAGGAGCCGCCGACACCAAGGTGCACGTGCACGACCTGACGGCGAAGGAGACCACTCACATGTTCTCAGACCACACCAACCGCGTCAAGCGCATCGCGACGGCACCCATGTGGCCCAACACCTTCTGGAGCGCCGCGGAGGACGGACTCATTCG GCAGTATGATCTGAGAGAGAGCAGTAAGCGCTCCGAGGTGTTAATCGATCTGACGGAGTACTGTGGGCAGCTCGTGGAAGCCAAGTGTCTGGCCATTAACCCTCGAGACAACAACTACCTGGCTGTGGGGGCCAACGGACCCTTCGTCCGGCTCTACGACATCAGAATGATCCACAATCACAG GAAGTCTATGAATCAGAGCAGCTCAGCCGGAGTTCATACGTTTTGTGACCAGCAGAAATCGATCCCGGACGGCGCTGGACAGTACTACGTGGCAG GTCACTTACCCGTGAAGCTTCCGGACTATAACAACAGGTTACGAGTTCTGGTGGCCACGTACGTCACCTTCAGTCCTGACGGCACCGAGCTGCTGGTGAACATGGGAGGAGAGCAG gtttatttatttgatctgaCCTTCAAACAGAGGCCTTACACATTTCTGCTGCCCAAAAAATGCCACGCGTCATCAG AGGTACAGAATGGGAAGACCACCAATGGTGTGACCAATGGGATTCATCTTCCTGCTAGCCGCCTCAAACTAGCTAAAGTCTCCAG tgATCTTCCTCCTCATCTGGAGCGGATCAAGCTACAGGCTAACGAAGCGTTCGCGCGCCAGCAGTGGACTCAAGCCATCCAGCTCTACAGTCTGGGCATCCATGAAGCCGGACACAACGCCATGCTGTACGGAAACCGCGCCGCCGCGTACATGAAGAGGAAGTG ggacgGAGATCTGTACGACGCGCTGCGTGACTGTCTGAAGGCCTTGTCTCTGAACCCGGCTCATCTGAAGGCACACTTCCGCTTAGTGCGCTGCCTGTTCGAGCTCAAGTACATCGCCGAGGCTCTGGAGTGTCTGGATGACTTCAGGAGCAAGTTTCCGGAGCAGGCGCACAGCAGCGCATGTGACGCGCTCGACAGAGACATCAAGGCGGCCCTCTTCTCAAAAACAGACTCCT CTGACGACAAGAAGGGGAACAGCTCCGTCCGCTTCCATAACTTCAGCCGGAAGGAGTCCATCCCGGAGGATGAGATCGTGCTGAGAGAACGCAGCTTCGACTACAAGCATCGCTACTGCGGACACTGCAACACCACCACGGATATTAAAGAAGCCAACTTCTTCGGGAG TAAAGGCCAGTACATCGTGAGCGGTTCAGACGACGGCTCGTTCTTCATCTGGAACAAAGAGACGACGAACCTGGTGCGGATCCTACAGGGGGACGAGTCTATAGTGAACTGTCTTCAGCCGCACCCCAGCTACTGCTTCCTGGCCACCAGCGGCATCGACCCCGTGGTGCGGCTCTGGAGCCCCAGACCCGAG TCGGAGAACGAGAACTGTCGGGTGGTGGAGGACATGGAGGGTGCAGCCCAAGCCAATCAGAAGCGCATGAATGCGGATCCGCTGGAGGTGATGCTGCTGAACATGGGTTATCGTATCTCCGGTCTGAGCAGCCGAGGCACCGAGGGATCTGATGATGAGGAGAGCTCGGAGAGCCAGGTTCAGTGCCGCTCCAGCTAG
- the tmem222a gene encoding transmembrane protein 222a: protein MADVSEIDTMKHYGGFEKIDKEMCRYPHCIVWTPIPVLTWFLPFIGHMGICTSTGVIRDFAGPYFVSEDNMAFGKPTKYWKLDKNKVYGGGANAWDLAVHEASEEYKNRMHNLCCDNCHSHVAMALNLMRYENSSSWNMVNLCLLSFIHSKHVSFVGFLKTWLPFLMIFGVMVTIVLAVHLR from the exons ATGGCGGATGTTTCCGAGATAGACACAATGAAGCACTACGGCGGTTTCGAAAAAATCGACAAAGAAATGTGCCGTTACCCGCACTGCATCGTCTGGACCCCCATCCCGGTTCTGAC GTGGTTCCTGCCCTTCATTGGTCACATGGGCATCTGCACATCTACTGGTGTGATCAGGGATTTCGCAGGGCCTTATTTCGTATCA GAGGACAACATGGCATTTGGAAAGCCAACAAA GTACTGGAAGCTGGATAAGAATAAAGTGTACGGCGGCGGAGCGAACGCCTGGGATTTAGCCGTGCATGAGGCATCCGAGGAGtacaaaaacagaatg CACAATCTGTGTTGTGATAACTGTCACTCTCATGTGGCCATGGCTCTAAACCTGATGCGCTACGAGAACAGCTCGTCCTGGAACATGGTCAACCTCTGCTTACTCAGCTTCATCCACAGCAAACACGTCAG CTTCGTGGGGTTCCTGAAGACCTGGCTGCCTTTCCTGATGATCTTTGGGGTCATGGTCACCATCGTCCTGGCGGTCCACCTGCGATGA
- the cndp1 gene encoding cytosolic non-specific dipeptidase yields MMKSITLVCLLLCTGASSFRFEELTQYVNSHEEEFIETLRQWIAVESDSSDVTKRSDLHRMMDMTAEKLRLIGGSVEMVDIGTQELANGSSIALPKVVTARFGEDPSKRTVCVYGHVDVQPAKKEDGWATDPYELTDIDGNLYGRGASDNKAPVLAWIHTVEVYRALNIDLPVNVKFIIEGMEETGSNGLDDMIVAQKDSFFSDVDYIIISDCVWLSKRPALTYGTRGNCYFFAEVEGPKKDLHSGVYGGTIMEPMTDLIGILDKLISPSGKILIPGVREAVAHLSDEEWKMYQDIEFDLESYKREIGLSQLMYSNKVDLLAHRWRHPTVTIHGIEGAFSSPGTKTVIPAKVIAKFSIRQVPNMDPAVVEKQVTDYLHSVFAKRKSPNKLNVTMVIGAKPWLADPKHPLFEAGKAAVKRVFGVEPDLIREGGTIPIARSFQDVTGKSIIMLPIGGFDDGLHSQNEKISRYNYMEGTKLFIAYLHEVSQIKEH; encoded by the exons ATG ATGAAAAGCATTACTTTAGTCTGTCTTCTTCTGTGCACGGGAGCTTCTTCCTTCAGATTTGAGGAGCTGACGCAATATGTGAACAGCCATGAAGAGGAATTTATCGAG ACTCTGAGACAGTGGATCGCTGTGGAGAGCGACTCCAGCGATGTTACGAAGCGATCCGACTTACACAGAATGATGGACATGACGGCAGAGAAACTCAGACTCATTGGAGGAAGTGTGGAGATGGTGGACATCGGGACGCAGGAG CTGGCCAATGGAAGCAGCATCGCTCTGCCCAAAGTGGTCACCGCTCGGTTCGGTGAAGACCCCAGTAAACGCACCGTCTGTGTTTACGGTCATGTGGACGTCCAGCCGGCCAAGAAAGAGGACGGATGGGCAACAGACCCTTACGAGCTCACAGACATCGACG gaaATCTCTACGGAAGAGGAGCATCTGACAATAAAGCCCCAGTGTTGGCCTGGATCCATACGGTGGAGGTCTACAGAGCCCTGAACATC GATCTGCCGGTGAACGTTAAATTCATCATTGAGGGAATGGAGGAGACCGGATCTAACGGCCTGGACGACATGATCGTGGCTCAGAAAGACTCGTTCTTCTCAGATGTGGATTATATCATCATCTCTGACTGTGTGTGGCTCAGTAAACGTCCGGCGCTGACGTATGGAACCAGAGGGAACTGCTACTTCTTCGCTGAG GTGGAGGGACCCAAGAAGGATTTACACTCTGGTGTTTATGGAGGAACGATAATGGAGCCGATGACGGACCTGATCGGCATCTTAG ACAAACTCATCAGCCCCAGCGGGAAGATCCTGATCCCCGGCGTCAGAGAAGCGGTCGCACATCTGTCTGACGAGGAGTGGAAGATGTACCAAGACATCGAGTTTGACCTGGAGAGCTACAAGCGTGAGATCGGCCTGAGTCAGCTCATGTACAGCAACAAG GTGGATCTTCTCGCCCATCGCTGGCGTCACCCGACCGTGACGATCCACGGCATCGAGGGCGCTTTCTCCTCGCCGGGCACCAAGACGGTCATCCCGGCCAAAGTCATCGCCAAGTTCTCCATCCGCCAGGTTCCTAACATGGATCCAGCTGTGGTGGAAAAACAG GTGACTGATTATTTACACTCAGTGTTTGCGAAGCGCAAGAGTCCCAACAAACTGAACGTCACGATGGTCATCGGAGCCAAACCTTGGCTGGCCGATCCCAAACATCCGCTGTTTGAAGCCGGAAAAGCAGCGGTCAAGAGAG tGTTTGGTGTGGAGCCGGACCTGATCCGTGAGGGAGGCACGATTCCCATCGCCAGAAGCTTCCAGGACGTCACAGGCAAGAGCATCATCATGCTTCCCATCGGAGGCTTCGACGACGGCCTGCATTCACAGAACGAGAAGATCAGCAG ATACAACTACATGGAGGGAACCAAGCTGTTCATCGCATACCTGCATGAAGTGTCTCAGATCAAGGAGCACTGA